The Cyanobacteriota bacterium genome has a segment encoding these proteins:
- a CDS encoding cytochrome b6 (electron transport protein), whose protein sequence is MFTKQVTDSKVYQWFNDRLEVQAIADDISSKYVPPHVNIFYCLGGITLVCFLIQFATGFAMTFYYKPTVTEAF, encoded by the coding sequence ATGTTCACCAAGCAGGTAACAGACTCAAAAGTCTATCAATGGTTCAATGATCGCCTAGAAGTGCAGGCGATCGCCGATGATATTAGCAGCAAGTATGTGCCTCCCCATGTCAATATCTTCTACTGCCTGGGAGGAATTACGTTGGTCTGCTTCCTGATCCAGTTTGCAACTGGGTTTGCTATGACCTTCTATTACAAACCTACTGTCACTGAAGCCTTCT